TCGATGCCAAACCGCCGTATGCCGTGGCGGTTAATTTGCAGTTCGTTCCCAAATCACAGCATGCGGAGTATGTTTTGCATGATAACGACTCCATTGAAATTATTTCACCGGTGACCGGTGGTTAAACTATTTATTTACACCTCATGACCGCTCCATTACCTACCCACCTCAACGATCCC
This DNA window, taken from Polynucleobacter sp. HIN5, encodes the following:
- the thiS gene encoding sulfur carrier protein ThiS, with the protein product MMRVLVNQQIRELPPASKVSDLLTVLDAKPPYAVAVNLQFVPKSQHAEYVLHDNDSIEIISPVTGG